In Calditrichota bacterium, the sequence GCTCGCCTCCGTTTGCGTCAGGTAGTCCGTCGCGGCGCGAATTATCCGGGCTTGCTTGCGCAACGTTACCCGCAGCAGCGGCGGGATCGGCGATCCCGGCGAGCCTCGCTTCACCTCGACGAAGATGAGCGTCGCTCCCTCGCGCGCGACGATGTCGATCTCGCCGCGTCTCGTCCGGTAGTTCCGCGTCAGGACGGAGTAGCCTTGCGCGAGCAAGTGGTTGGCGGCCGCTTCCTCCGCCTCGTCGCCCGAGGCGCGGAGGTTTTTCGGCATCGAATGCGCCAGCGGTGCGAACGACAACCGGTGGTGTGGTGTCGGGCCGTGACGTTCGATGGCACGGCGGTGCTCTGCGGTGCCGTATCCCTTGTGCTGCTCGAAGGTGTAATCGGGATAGAACCGGCCGAGTCGCTCCATCAGGCGGTCGCGGGTAACTTTGGCGAGGATCGAAGCGGCAGCAATGCTGTGTGACGCCGCATCGCCGCCAATGAGCGTCCTGGCTGGACAGGAGAGAACGGGCAAGCGGTTGCCATCGATGAGGGCAAAGTCGGGTGGGACGGGCAGGCGCCGGACGGCATGTTCCATTGCCTTGAGCACAGCCTTGCCGATGCCGATTCGGTCGATGACACGGGACGAGACGGCAGCAACGGACGTAGCGACGGCGGCTTTGAGGATGAGTTGGGCGGCGCGGCGGCGGGCGGGAGCGGCGAGTTGCTTCGAGTCGATCACCAGCGCGGTGAAGTCGTCCCGGTGTATCAAGTCAAACGAAGGATCACCCGGCGGGGGCAGGATCACGGCTGCGGCGACGACCGGCCCGGCGAGCGGTCCCCGACCGACCTCATCCACCCCTGCGATCCGGCGATGACCGGCTTGCCAAAGGGTCTGCTCGTGGCGAAGGTAATCAGCGGTCAATGGACGCGGGGAGTAAGTATTCCATGTGCAGAAAATGACTGACGAATTTAGGCGGCTGAACTGCCTTTAGCGGCTTACTGCCATCGACTTTTCGGGCACAATCCGCGTGCTGCGGATTGGCCACACGCAGTCGGCTTACATCGTCTCCCCGGGCTTCGGTGCATTCGACTCCGGCAGCCTGTTGCTTGGCGCAAGATGCTCTACGCTGCCAGTTCGAC encodes:
- a CDS encoding ribonuclease HII, which translates into the protein MTADYLRHEQTLWQAGHRRIAGVDEVGRGPLAGPVVAAAVILPPPGDPSFDLIHRDDFTALVIDSKQLAAPARRRAAQLILKAAVATSVAAVSSRVIDRIGIGKAVLKAMEHAVRRLPVPPDFALIDGNRLPVLSCPARTLIGGDAASHSIAAASILAKVTRDRLMERLGRFYPDYTFEQHKGYGTAEHRRAIERHGPTPHHRLSFAPLAHSMPKNLRASGDEAEEAAANHLLAQGYSVLTRNYRTRRGEIDIVAREGATLIFVEVKRGSPGSPIPPLLRVTLRKQARIIRAATDYLTQTEASFEFVRFDAMGLTPVRGGKWQVEHLRGAFTADGWEEGLFG